The nucleotide sequence GTGAATGTTCAAAAGAACAGTGATCAAAtgactaaataaatgaattaaccaCACAGGTCTAGGATCTTTCCTTATCAATCTTCCTTCAGCCCAGGCAGAATTCATGAATGACAGAAACTACCTTAAACtttccccccccccaagacaagTTTTAGAGCCTggccgggaactagctcttgcagaccaggctggccttgaactcctcctctgcctctgccacctgactgctgggattaaaggcatgcgccaccactgcctggcacttaaataaacttttcaaGTACCCAAGGTCAAAGGACCAAGAAACTCCAAAGCAGCCAAAGCCACTTAAGTCATGAATACATTCCCCTTTGAAAGGCCAAACTCACCATGCTCTTGCATAAGAGACCCAGGATCTCCAGCAACAAAGAAGTAGCTTTGCCTATGGGCCTCAGAGGCTTCGTAATTTCCCTGCAAGAGAAATCAATCCTGATAGTCTCCATAGCCCTCGACATTACTTCATCCCTCTCCAAACACAGCATTCAAGTTGTCTCACTCCATTGTAAATGAGGGAGGGCTTACCTGAAGAGCTCTCCCATGGGTACCCCATCTTCCTGGAGAATGGGTGTTATCAATTCTGCCAGGTAAAGCCATACATGAGGGATATCAATTTCCATGTCCTCGGCCAATTCTAGTGTTTCATACAGCCTGAAAAGGGAATGAAAAGTCAGGGCATTTGGGGAGATGGGCCTTCCAGGGAAATGTAGCATGACAAGTATCAAATGTGGAGGCCCTCCAGAAACATTTTCCAGACATGACAATCTCAAGCTAAAGCCACCATCACCCCTTACAAAGCTAATTGGAATGGTCGGCCTATATACTCAATGCAAAGTTCCATGAACTCCATAAAGAAATTGGTGGATATGTGAAAACGGAAGGTCCACAGAAATAAATCATTTACCCTTGATAGTACTGGGCAGTAGAGAGGTGCCCTGAGCAGAGCAGCTGGTGCAGCAGCCGCCCCATGTGCTCACGAGCAATGGTGCTACGCTCCAGTGTGGACTCAATGCCATGCCGCACAAAGATGAAGAGCAAGGAGGGTGACGCCAGCTCCTGGACACACTGTACTGCCTCCTGTGGAGGGCAGAGCACACCGAGAAAAGTATCACTCCCTGGCCCAACCTTTACAAACCATGCCAGTCAGCACAGCTCCCCTTCTCAGTGCCAACCTTCATGTCATTGAGATGGAGATATTCCTCAATGATGGCCTTGGATTTCTTCTCCACCTCATCCTCTGAGAGTGCAGCCTTTGGAGGGCTCATTGGTGGGAGATTGGCTTCCCGCTTCACTATGGGGGCAAGGGGAGGAGAACCTTTCAATTACTCATCTTAACAGTCTAGAGCCACATCAGCCTCTCCTCTGTTCCTCTGCCAGCCTTCCTTTCCTTACCAGGATCCCGACCACGATCCTCTGTGAGGCTAGCTGCCTTGCGCAGTCCCTCAGGCTGGGAAGGTCGCTCTCTACTCCGCTCCTCCACTTCCTTGCTAAAACTTCGCTTGGTGGTTGGTGTTCTGGCACGATCAGGTCGGTCCCCACGGTCACCTCCCCGTTCACTCCGCTCTAGTCGGTCTCCCCGGTCCCCAGCTTTCTCACCTCTTTCTCGGCTTAAGCTACTCCTGGAAGAAGAGATACATTGTTTCTCACCTATACTTGCTCAAGCACTTGTAGGGCAGCTGCTAGGTGGTATTCTTGGCAACAAGGACATGTCTAAGCAATACAAGTAAGAGAAATCTCTATGCTTTGACAACCAAAACCCAATCACAATATTCTGTGAGAACAACCCCACCCCCTAAAATTCTCACCTCTGTACAACACGCCTGTTATCTGTGTTCTCTGTAGGTAATGCTTGTTGAAGAGCAGAAAAGCGATTCAAGGTACTAGTAGCTGGACGAGTGGCTTCTGATGCTATAGAGACAGAAAGCTGCATTAAcccacttcttccttcccagagctATAGTTCCAAGAGTGCTCCATGCCTCATTCACTCTCCTACTTTATGCACCCCCTCTATCATTGAGGACTCTTGGTCGCAAAGTTGACAGGAAGTAATTCATTCTCTGGCATTATGTATATTCCTCCTGTATTCATTCCCTACTTACTTATTCTGAGTTTCCTGTGGAGGGAAGACTATACCTTAAGGGAGCTGAGAATAGCAATTACCCAGTTTCCTACAGTGGCTTTCCATACCTGTGTCTGAGGGCTTGGCTCCTGAGCCCCCACTGCTGCCCTTGCCCCAACTCAGTCGCCCTCCTGGTGCAAAGAGTTGGTTGTTAGAATCAATGGAACCAGGCTGCAGAAGGAAAGACAGTAGATTTATAGACTTCTGACCTAGCTTAAGCCCTTAGCCAACACCACCTCACACAGCCACAAGGTAACAAGTGATCCAACTCAAGAGAACACATAAAGGAGTAACTGTTGTCCTATCCCAGTAGTTCTTCATAGACAGCGGAACTCCACATAATTCCACATAATTCATAGATCAGAAAACAGCAccctttgatttcttttcagtCACTTAAAAGTGTAAAgcctggctgggcggtggtggcgcacgcctttaatcccagcactcgggaggcagaggcaggcggatctctgtgagttcgagaccagcctggtctacagagctagttccagtagaggctccaaaaccacagagaaaccctgtcccgaaaaaccaaaataaataaataaataaatttaaagtgtaAAGCCTGTTCTTGGCTTGATCTGGTGTCCTGTCAGTTTGCTAGGACCGACGTGAACAAACACTATAGCTGGCGCACTTCGTCTAACTTGTCTCTAGCAATCTAGAGTCTAGGAGGAAAAGTTCAGCTGTCAGCACCCTAACTGGGGGGACTAATGGCAGTTCCTCTCTCCTCACCCTCCACCTCACCCACTCCAGAATACAACCCTACCTTTGTGATCTTGGTGAGCCGGGAGGTGTCAATGGGGCGGCTGCCTTTGCTAATGGGGACTGTATTCCAGCCACCATCATCCACAAGTGGAAGGCCACGGCctgagacaaaaaaagaaaaaaggagggggggatgTTGGGATAACAAGTCCTAACAACTTCCTTCTTGTGCCACCTCAGCCTTTCTTCCTCAGATCCTCAATCCCATCATGTGGACTCAGTGGCCCAGACACGTGGCACTAACAGAAGTCATCAGTGGAAAGCATGTTACCCTCATACCCTCCAGGAGGTTCACTGTCTCCTCTTAgccctagcctcaaactcactgatgGGCGGGCCTGGAGGGCCACCCCGACGCTTGTCGCCGCCCTTGGCCATGAGCTGCTGCACTTTGATATGTTCTCGGTGCTCTTCCATCTCAGCTTCCTTGTGGATCTGATCAATAGTCTTGGGCCCCTGATCCCCTCGGCGTGGAACCCAATTGCtctttgaaaaccaaacaaaaccagcagTTATTTTGGGTTGGCAGGGATCAGACAAGGCAGtgtcaggaactcaaacagcagATAAAGTGGGGAAGAGACACACCTGCCGCAGATCTAGTACATCCTGCAGCATGAAACGGATACGAGATGaagtcttcttttctttaatgattttttcCATTTGGTTGAAATACTGATCCATTCGAGGCTAGGAAGCAAAGGATCAAGTCAATTATCTCTCATACCTCACCTCTGGCATTGGCTAAGCAGCCCAGACCCCTCAGCCTTGTATGTTGTCAGCAGGCCCGTATATTTCACCCATTCCCCACATCCCAGGACCTCTACCTTGGCTTTTGCAAAGTCCAGGTCTTTGCCAATAGTGGTGAGGAGGCGACAGAGGCATTCCAGGGACTCTTCATCATGGTTCTTAAGTAGTTTGACCACACAATCATGCATTATTGCTTCTGTTAACATCTTCAGCTTGAATAACTCTCCAATGAACTTGATATTCCCTAAAGAGCGCCGCCGAGCTATGTCCCGGGCTTCTTCTAGTTCTTCTTTCAGGCGTCCCCGTTCTTCTGCCTGTCAGTCATAGGACAAAGATTATGTCAAAATGATAACcatggggctgtagagatgggtcagtggttaagaatacttgccattcttgcagaagacctggattcagttcccaatacccatgtggtagcttacaaccatctatactccagttccaaggaatccagtGCCCCTTTCTGGCACCAGACATGTACAATgtacacataatacatacatgctgacaaaacatacatataaaaataaagctaaggCCGGGTGGTAgtgagcatgcctttaattccagcactcagaagatagaggcaggcagatctctgggagtttgaggccagcctgatctacaagagctagttccagaacagctagggctgttacacaaagaaaccctgtctctagcaacaaaaacaaacaaaaaagctaagaACAAAACAGTTACTTGGCTAaaacccccttttctctttttatctagATAGCCAGGCTATTATTAAACACTCATGTCCTAAGGTCAAAGAGAGTCCTCAAGAATCTTAATACTACTATCCCCAGAGCTCTACAGCCAAGCTGACTGGTGGGTGAGGGTGGTGACCACAGAGTAGAATTGGCAATACACTTTCTCACCGTAGCAGCTTCATCcatctctttttgctttttttcaaaaaCTTCATCATCATCTTTGTCTTTCTCAAATTCCTTCTGGCATCGATTTAACAACAGTTTTCGAAAATTCACAGTCACTGTTGGCTTTTCTGTAGTGGGCACTTTCAGCTGTTGGCCAAAGATAGTATCACACTAAAATCAGTACACGCCTTTCAAGTTTTCTTGGATGCTGTATAACAGACAAGGGGGAACCAAGGAAAGCTGGACTCCAGGATCCCCAGGAAGATGTAGGAAACTACATAAGATGTAAAAAACTAGAcgagcaagatggctcagtgtgtgaaGAAGCCTGCCATGCAAGTTTGGCAATCTGAGTTTAATTTCCAGAAATCCACATAAAgttagaagagaactgactccacaaagttatcCCTACTGCCAAACGTGCACTGGAGCAAACATGTAACTATATACACTAAgggacataaaataaatgttgaatAGCGGAAACTAACCGCCATGAGGCAGCGGCACATATTGGCATAAGCCACAGAGAAGTTGGGCTCTGAAATGGCTTTCTCAAAGATGAGGTCAATAACTCCTTTGAGGCGTTCCTCGGTGTCAATGGCCAGCTGTGTCACCTGCTTCATCAGCTGCTGGAACATCTGGGGTGTCAGCTTATTCAGGATGGAGCGCACCCTGCGGAACAGGTCCTGTCAGGGAAGACGACAGGATCTAGTTTAGTACTCAAAGTAAACACTGGCTGCTTAGACAGACGCAATGGTAGGAACTGAGTCCAGACACTGATAATCAGCATGGTGGACACAGTAAAGTGGCTCAGAAAGCAGATCTTGAGAAGCAGGAATGGAGACCAAAGGCAAGATGTGCCAGTACCTGGGTTTTGCTTCCATCAGCATCCTCTTCCCCTCGATCCTTATCAGCTGCTGTCCGTTTGCTACTGGGTTTCCAAGCCTTCTCTGCTTTGTTCAGTTTTATGTCTTCAGTCATTATGACTGAGGAAATGATCTTGCGTGTTTCCTTTCGTGGACCCTGCTGAGAGCGCCTGGGTCCCAAGCCAGCCTGCTAGACAAGGGATGAggacaaatgaaaataaagaaaaataaagaatagcaAGTATAGTATGTGACCCCATTACCACATAGCCTCAAGACTCGCAGGCTGAGGCACACAAGATCCCACCCTGTTACACATCCGCCCCTCAGCCAGCCCCACTCACCGGCCCTCGTGGCAGCTCCCCACCTGGCCCACCCCTTGGGGGCCCACGGTTATTGAGGGTTGGTCGGCCAAGGTTGGCAAAAGGTGGAGTGAAATCTGGGCCACAGTTTATGCCAGGTAGCCTGGAGGGGTCCAGCTGCCGAAGTGGTGTTTTATTGGCCTGCAGAGAAGATGTATGTCTTAGGAACGGGTTAGGGTTACCAACTTCTCTTTGGAGGCTTCAGGCACTCCCAGGTCAAACCAACATTCCTCAAAACACCAACCTTGTCGAGCACTACATCAGTGATATGGGGCAATCCTTCTGGTTTCTGCATACTGGCAAAGATGAATTGAAAGCCGAGCAGGAATTCCCTGTCATAACGCTTCTTTTCTTCAAGGTTCAGAGGCTTCCACTGATCTGCACGACAGGATGCAATCACACTGCTATGTTCTGTTACAGGGCTACCCATTTCTCAACCACTCAACTCTTCCTTAAACACACCTGATTTGTACTCATACTTCTGCTCCCCAGGCTGGATGTTCTCAGCATTATGAATTTTGTCTTCCTTAGAGTCCCAGGTTTCATCTGCTTCCTCAGGCTGTGGGGGCACAGTGCTGCCCTCAGACTCTGGGCTTGGGTTGACGCTTGTAGGAGGCTGATTCTCTACCTCTGGTACTGCTGGGTCCACCTTCAATCATAGAAGAAGGCCCAGGTTCAGTCACATGGTCACCACTCCCAACTGTGCCATTTTCCCTCAACTACCTGTTTCCTTACCTCCTTGAAGGCATCTAGAAGGTCACCCACAgcctccttcttatttagctcttTAATTTTCCGCCTCCTCTTTGGCACAGATACTGCCactaaaagaaaaggaggagaaagagaaggaccaAGCTGTGAATGAGTTAATAGTATCCCTAACACAcggaggaaaaagacaaaaaaataaaaccagccacacaCAGCATTCCCTCTCTATCACTCCCACTTTAGGCTCTGAATCTTAACTGTAAGCCACGCATCATGGCCCAGTTCTGTAATTCAGAACTTGGAGACAGAGACATAAGTATcaggagttcatggccagcccgggctacataagaccttgtctcaaaacttaCTTCTTGGGGTTTATCACAAGTCCAAAAATGGGAGCCCATTTGTGGGAGGCTATGCACACaaaggtggtacatgccttttaattccagcacttgggaggcagaggcaggcagaactcgaGTCTGAGGTTAGCCTATTCTGTGTATCAAGTTCCCAGAGAGCCAAAAGCTACATAAataccatctcaaaacaaaacagaagaggtGCCAAATGGGAGACCAACGAAGAGAACACCCCCAAAATGGACAACACCAATCATCTAGCTGTATCTTACCTTGGGTGGCTGCTGCCACCTCTAAATTATGAGACAACTGGGCTGGGACAGGAGTGCTGTCGAGGGGGAGTTCCTCGGCTGCCTTCTCACTCTCAGCTTCCccgccctcctcttcttcctctacttcttcctcctgagCAGGAGATGTATCCAAAGGAGCCACaggtggagaggcagagagagtggtGGCTGGTGCCATGGATGAAACCTCCTTGACCTGTTCCTCTGGCTCACTGACTGGGCTTAGGTCCACAGCTGGTGGTGGTGAGGGGGCTCCATTGAGCAGTTCCTCAGGCTGGGCAGTTGGAGCAATGGGCACAGGTGATTCAGAAGCACAAACTAAAAGAGGGGGAGAAGCTGGCTCTGTGCTTGACTCCACCTCTGGTTCCAGATCCTCAGATGGGACCATGCCATTGGGCTCATGAGTTTCTGCCCTGTGAGGTGCCAGGGACGTGGAAACCGGGAGAGGACTGGAAGAGAACTCGGATTCTGGAATGGGTTTGCTGAGCGTCACTTCTACTTCCAGTATGGGTTCAGCAAGAGTGGGTTCTGGAGAGAGGCAATATGGCTCCCCAGTTTCACAAGAGATGGGGGTCGATTCTTCTACAGACATTTGTATCATCCCCGTTGTCATAGTGTCCCCAGGAATGGAGAGGACTCCAAGATTAGACTCAGACCCCGGCTCCAAAATTGGGGGTGGTGATGGGGTTGGAGAAGGTGATGAAGGCTGAGATTCTGTGCCAGGGCTGTGCTCTGGGCCAGGTAGTCCTGGTCGCCCCCCAATAGCTGCTCCCTGTGACCGGTCATCTACACAAAACGAACAAGAATTCATGACAGCAAGTTCttcactgttttcttcctcttagcTAAGGTTACTTCAATTTAACATTCTCATCCTACATCCCAGTCTTCTCCCACTAAGGCTGTTTTCCCATTTCTTCCAAAACAGTCTAACTTCAAACCCACTACATGAAACCTAAGTCATCCTTCTCTGGTACTCAGCTCACACCACTCCACCTCCCTCAAGTTTAATACGCATACTTCACCTCCCATAAAAGCCGTGCAACTGCCTTCCTTACCTGGCCGGATAATGACAGCAACCTGAGGCGACTCCCCATTAGGCTGAGGCTCCAGACCGCCTCCCGTCTGCAGGACACAAGTGTTAAAAGTGTGCACTGAGGAGTTCCCCACCCTTCTTTACTAGAGTCATTTCTACTTTAGCTCTGCGTAGAAATCCAGAAAGCAGGGAAATAAACCCCTTAGGTGAAGGAAAAGATCAAGTGACTTGGGAATCCAGGACAGAAGAGCTGTCCAGGCCAAGGTTATCTATCACTCCAACAGCTGACAGTACCTGGGGAGGAGTAGGCGTGGAGGCAGTGCGGGCCCCAGACATGATCTCTTCTGTGATATCCTTCCCCCCTTGGTTTGGGTCTCGAATTCGAatctggggaaaaaaagctaCAGGATGAGTGGGAAGCAGAAGGAGCCCACCTCTCCACCCTGTCCCACTCCTAAGACTCTGGGCCAACCTCCCACCCCTACTGGGAAGCAGGTGGGTGGGTGCCAGAAACCCCATGAGTTCTACTGTCAACCCATCCGGCTGCTCTTGTAGTCGCTGCCCTAGTCCCCACCCCTAAGACTCTTGACCTCACAGAACAGCCCTGTACATCACaatgcccctccctccctccctcccctctacccACCGGCATCCCTAAGTCAATGGCTGCACACCCTGGAGCTCAAGACCCCCATCTAGCATCCAGCTAGCTCACTTGTGGCTGGTCGGCCTGATCTCTAGGGGTAGGGCCCAGATGCAGTGGGTGGAGCCAGGGTGACTCAGCGGCTTCCCCAGCCCTGGCACCCTATTCTGGGCACCATGCCCAGGGCTTGAGGACTGAGCAGAGGCGTAGGCCTCCAGAGCTTCCAGGACTAGGGGGTGAAGAGCACAAAACAAACCATTTCCAAAGCTAACCACCAGCAACCCCAAACCAATCACAGGTCTTATGAGCCTACTAGAGTACAAGTCTCTGGGAAATTTCCCTGCTGCTCACTTAGTCCTCCCATGAGCACCTTCTACACTGCAATCACCTTACAAGGAACCTTTGTACTCCACAGACCCTGACCTCTGCTTAAGCTCAGATGAAAGTCTATCAAGTTCTGCACTCATGAGTACACCATCCCAGGAGTCCGTCCCCAGATGTCCCAGAACCCCTCACTGCTACTCACAGTTTTCCGCTCCCTCTTAGGGGCAATCTGGGGCGGCTGGTTCATCAGAACTGGGGCAGGAGCCACACTAGCAGGAAACTGCTGCACACCTTGGGCCGGATAATAGGCACCAGCTTGAGGGAAGGAGGACAGAAAAAAAGATTTGTGACAGCATCAGGACCCAAACATATACTAATACTGCTTGAACACCTCCCACTGCAGAACGTCTCATCATACACAGCCGGCCCCTTGCCCTTCCCTGCCCGCCTCCCTAGGGAATTAGGTGTCTGTCAAAGCAGGGGAACCAGTTTGAACTGCATTTACAAGAATTCCTCacagcgacacacacacaccttgtagACAGAACTCCTTCTTCTCTATGCTACGAGGTACCTGTTTTACCCCACAAGGCACTCTTATGTACCCCACCCCAGCAACATACATAGACACTCTCAACTTGAGACAATCAGCTGTTTGGCAGGGAATAAAAAGGGTTTCCAAATCATTCCACTCAAGCTGACTCCAATTCCTAATTTAGCCCTTTGCAAGAAGTAATGTAACAAAAAGTAACACTGGGcccaagaaaagtaaaattttctaACCCAATTGTCTCCAACGAGGGGTACACTTGTAACTCATCCCAATTCCCACTTACTACTTCTGAAAGCACCAACGGTGGTTATGCTTaaaatcacacatacatacacatatctacaACTATAAATGTATTAAACGCACATACTTAACATCTTCCCAATGGGAAAAATTTTCAGATACTGATCTAAGTTAGCATGGTGGCACAGACTTGTAATTCCAACAaccagaggcagggggaatcattgcaagtttgaggctagcctggtctacagagcaagttccaagaaaAGCCATAACTACATCatttaagaccctgtctcaaaaacaaaacccattgcCATACAGATCAGAACAATCCTTTCATTGAACATATATGAAAGATAACTATGAAAAATCACTCAAACCCATGTTATTGTCTCCCAACTATGAAAGAAACCAACCAGAAAAAGTCTAACTTGGCTTTCAAGTCGGAGCCtgtatttctttcagtttatttttaattatgtgtctgtgtgggggtattTATACATCTGCAGGTACCCAAAGTGGCCAGAGATGTTGGATCCTCAGGCTTTGGAAGTGATAGACGGTGTGAGCTGCCTGAAATGGGAGCTGCTATAGAATTtgaggcctctgcaagagcagttactcttagccactgagttctgtgtctccagccctttctttttGAAGTCATATTCGTTTTTAGCATATGCATGCCCGAGTACCATGGGTTacgaggggaggggagaagacaatttgtgggagtcagttctctctgacCCACCAGGTTCCAGTGACCAAACTCA is from Microtus pennsylvanicus isolate mMicPen1 chromosome 1, mMicPen1.hap1, whole genome shotgun sequence and encodes:
- the Eif4g1 gene encoding eukaryotic translation initiation factor 4 gamma 1 isoform X11; the protein is MCSQGGFRSLQHFYPSRAQPPSSAASRVQSAAPARPGPATHVYPAGSQVMMIPSQISYSASQGAYYIPGQGRSTYVVPTQQYPVQPGAPGFYPGASPTEFGTYAGAYYPAQGVQQFPASVAPAPVLMNQPPQIAPKRERKTIRIRDPNQGGKDITEEIMSGARTASTPTPPQTGGGLEPQPNGESPQVAVIIRPDDRSQGAAIGGRPGLPGPEHSPGTESQPSSPSPTPSPPPILEPGSESNLGVLSIPGDTMTTGMIQMSVEESTPISCETGEPYCLSPEPTLAEPILEVEVTLSKPIPESEFSSSPLPVSTSLAPHRAETHEPNGMVPSEDLEPEVESSTEPASPPLLVCASESPVPIAPTAQPEELLNGAPSPPPAVDLSPVSEPEEQVKEVSSMAPATTLSASPPVAPLDTSPAQEEEVEEEEEGGEAESEKAAEELPLDSTPVPAQLSHNLEVAAATQVAVSVPKRRRKIKELNKKEAVGDLLDAFKEVDPAVPEVENQPPTSVNPSPESEGSTVPPQPEEADETWDSKEDKIHNAENIQPGEQKYEYKSDQWKPLNLEEKKRYDREFLLGFQFIFASMQKPEGLPHITDVVLDKANKTPLRQLDPSRLPGINCGPDFTPPFANLGRPTLNNRGPPRGGPGGELPRGPAGLGPRRSQQGPRKETRKIISSVIMTEDIKLNKAEKAWKPSSKRTAADKDRGEEDADGSKTQDLFRRVRSILNKLTPQMFQQLMKQVTQLAIDTEERLKGVIDLIFEKAISEPNFSVAYANMCRCLMALKVPTTEKPTVTVNFRKLLLNRCQKEFEKDKDDDEVFEKKQKEMDEAATAEERGRLKEELEEARDIARRRSLGNIKFIGELFKLKMLTEAIMHDCVVKLLKNHDEESLECLCRLLTTIGKDLDFAKAKPRMDQYFNQMEKIIKEKKTSSRIRFMLQDVLDLRQSNWVPRRGDQGPKTIDQIHKEAEMEEHREHIKVQQLMAKGGDKRRGGPPGPPISRGLPLVDDGGWNTVPISKGSRPIDTSRLTKITKPGSIDSNNQLFAPGGRLSWGKGSSGGSGAKPSDTASEATRPATSTLNRFSALQQALPTENTDNRRVVQRSSLSRERGEKAGDRGDRLERSERGGDRGDRPDRARTPTTKRSFSKEVEERSRERPSQPEGLRKAASLTEDRGRDPGSPPLAPIVKREANLPPMSPPKAALSEDEVEKKSKAIIEEYLHLNDMKEAVQCVQELASPSLLFIFVRHGIESTLERSTIAREHMGRLLHQLLCSGHLSTAQYYQGLYETLELAEDMEIDIPHVWLYLAELITPILQEDGVPMGELFREITKPLRPIGKATSLLLEILGLLCKSMGPKKVGMLWREAGLSWREFLAEGQDINSFVTEQKVEYTLGEESEAPGQRALAFEELRRQLEKLLKEGSSNQRVFDWIEANLNEQQIASNTLVRALMTAVCHSAIIFETPLRVDVTVLKLRARLLQKYLCDEQKELQALYALQALVVTLEQPANLLRMFFDALYDEDVVKEDAFYSWESSKDPAEQQGKGVALKSVTAFFNWLREAEEEESDHN
- the Eif4g1 gene encoding eukaryotic translation initiation factor 4 gamma 1 isoform X2 gives rise to the protein MNKAPQPTGPPPARSPGLPQPAFPPGQTAPVVFSTPQATQMNTPSQPRQGGFRSLQHFYPSRAQPPSSAASRVQSAAPARPGPATHVYPAGSQVMMIPSQISYSASQGAYYIPGQGRSTYVVPTQQYPVQPGAPGFYPGASPTEFGTYAGAYYPAQGVQQFPASVAPAPVLMNQPPQIAPKRERKTIRIRDPNQGGKDITEEIMSGARTASTPTPPQTGGGLEPQPNGESPQVAVIIRPDDRSQGAAIGGRPGLPGPEHSPGTESQPSSPSPTPSPPPILEPGSESNLGVLSIPGDTMTTGMIQMSVEESTPISCETGEPYCLSPEPTLAEPILEVEVTLSKPIPESEFSSSPLPVSTSLAPHRAETHEPNGMVPSEDLEPEVESSTEPASPPLLVCASESPVPIAPTAQPEELLNGAPSPPPAVDLSPVSEPEEQVKEVSSMAPATTLSASPPVAPLDTSPAQEEEVEEEEEGGEAESEKAAEELPLDSTPVPAQLSHNLEVAAATQVAVSVPKRRRKIKELNKKEAVGDLLDAFKEVDPAVPEVENQPPTSVNPSPESEGSTVPPQPEEADETWDSKEDKIHNAENIQPGEQKYEYKSDQWKPLNLEEKKRYDREFLLGFQFIFASMQKPEGLPHITDVVLDKANKTPLRQLDPSRLPGINCGPDFTPPFANLGRPTLNNRGPPRGGPGGELPRGPAGLGPRRSQQGPRKETRKIISSVIMTEDIKLNKAEKAWKPSSKRTAADKDRGEEDADGSKTQDLFRRVRSILNKLTPQMFQQLMKQVTQLAIDTEERLKGVIDLIFEKAISEPNFSVAYANMCRCLMALKVPTTEKPTVTVNFRKLLLNRCQKEFEKDKDDDEVFEKKQKEMDEAATAEERGRLKEELEEARDIARRRSLGNIKFIGELFKLKMLTEAIMHDCVVKLLKNHDEESLECLCRLLTTIGKDLDFAKAKPRMDQYFNQMEKIIKEKKTSSRIRFMLQDVLDLRQSNWVPRRGDQGPKTIDQIHKEAEMEEHREHIKVQQLMAKGGDKRRGGPPGPPISRGLPLVDDGGWNTVPISKGSRPIDTSRLTKITKPGSIDSNNQLFAPGGRLSWGKGSSGGSGAKPSDTASEATRPATSTLNRFSALQQALPTENTDNRRVVQRSSLSRERGEKAGDRGDRLERSERGGDRGDRPDRARTPTTKRSFSKEVEERSRERPSQPEGLRKAASLTEDRGRDPGSPPLAPIVKREANLPPMSPPKAALSEDEVEKKSKAIIEEYLHLNDMKEAVQCVQELASPSLLFIFVRHGIESTLERSTIAREHMGRLLHQLLCSGHLSTAQYYQGLYETLELAEDMEIDIPHVWLYLAELITPILQEDGVPMGELFREITKPLRPIGKATSLLLEILGLLCKSMGPKKVGMLWREAGLSWREFLAEGQDINSFVTEQKVEYTLGEESEAPGQRALAFEELRRQLEKLLKEGSSNQRVFDWIEANLNEQQIASNTLVRALMTAVCHSAIIFETPLRVDVTVLKLRARLLQKYLCDEQKELQALYALQALVVTLEQPANLLRMFFDALYDEDVVKEDAFYSWESSKDPAEQQGKGVALKSVTAFFNWLREAEEEESDHN
- the Eif4g1 gene encoding eukaryotic translation initiation factor 4 gamma 1 isoform X4 is translated as MNKAPQPTGPPPARSPGLPQPAFPPGQTAPVVFSTPQATQMNTPSQPRQGGFRSLQHFYPSRAQPPSSAASRVQSAAPARPGPATHVYPAGSQVMMIPSQISYSASQGAYYIPGQGRSTYVVPTQQYPVQPGAPGFYPGASPTEFGTYAGAYYPAQGVQQFPASVAPAPVLMNQPPQIAPKRERKTIRIRDPNQGGKDITEEIMSGARTASTPTPPQTGGGLEPQPNGESPQVAVIIRPDDRSQGAAIGGRPGLPGPEHSPGTESQPSSPSPTPSPPPILEPGSESNLGVLSIPGDTMTTGMIQMSVEESTPISCETGEPYCLSPEPTLAEPILEVEVTLSKPIPESEFSSSPLPVSTSLAPHRAETHEPNGMVPSEDLEPEVESSTEPASPPLLVCASESPVPIAPTAQPEELLNGAPSPPPAVDLSPVSEPEEQVKEVSSMAPATTLSASPPVAPLDTSPAQEEEVEEEEEGGEAESEKAAEELPLDSTPVPAQLSHNLEVAAATQVAVSVPKRRRKIKELNKKEAVGDLLDAFKEVDPAVPEVENQPPTSVNPSPESEGSTVPPQPEEADETWDSKEDKIHNAENIQPGEQKYEYKSDQWKPLNLEEKKRYDREFLLGFQFIFASMQKPEGLPHITDVVLDKANKTPLRQLDPSRLPGINCGPDFTPPFANLGRPTLNNRGPPRGGPGGELPRGPQAGLGPRRSQQGPRKETRKIISSVIMTEDIKLNKAEKAWKPSSKRTAADKDRGEEDADGSKTQDLFRRVRSILNKLTPQMFQQLMKQVTQLAIDTEERLKGVIDLIFEKAISEPNFSVAYANMCRCLMALKVPTTEKPTVTVNFRKLLLNRCQKEFEKDKDDDEVFEKKQKEMDEAATAEERGRLKEELEEARDIARRRSLGNIKFIGELFKLKMLTEAIMHDCVVKLLKNHDEESLECLCRLLTTIGKDLDFAKAKPRMDQYFNQMEKIIKEKKTSSRIRFMLQDVLDLRQSNWVPRRGDQGPKTIDQIHKEAEMEEHREHIKVQQLMAKGGDKRRGGPPGPPISRGLPLVDDGGWNTVPISKGSRPIDTSRLTKITKPGSIDSNNQLFAPGGRLSWGKGSSGGSGAKPSDTASEATRPATSTLNRFSALQQALPTENTDNRRVVQRSSLSRERGEKAGDRGDRLERSERGGDRGDRPDRARTPTTKRSFSKEVEERSRERPSQPEGLRKAASLTEDRGRDPVKREANLPPMSPPKAALSEDEVEKKSKAIIEEYLHLNDMKEAVQCVQELASPSLLFIFVRHGIESTLERSTIAREHMGRLLHQLLCSGHLSTAQYYQGLYETLELAEDMEIDIPHVWLYLAELITPILQEDGVPMGELFREITKPLRPIGKATSLLLEILGLLCKSMGPKKVGMLWREAGLSWREFLAEGQDINSFVTEQKVEYTLGEESEAPGQRALAFEELRRQLEKLLKEGSSNQRVFDWIEANLNEQQIASNTLVRALMTAVCHSAIIFETPLRVDVTVLKLRARLLQKYLCDEQKELQALYALQALVVTLEQPANLLRMFFDALYDEDVVKEDAFYSWESSKDPAEQQGKGVALKSVTAFFNWLREAEEEESDHN